The window GGCGGGCACCGGGCTGTCCGGCGGGGCGCTGCCGCACGAGCGCGGCGTGACGCTGTCGCTGGCGCGCCTGAACCGCATCGTGTCCGTCGATCGGATCGCCTGCACGGCCACGGTCCAGTGCGGCGTGCGCAATGCGGCGATCAGCGAGGCCGCGGCGCCGCACGGTCTCTACTACGCGCCGGACCCCAGCAGCCAGATCGCCTGCACCATCGGCGGCAACGTGGCCGAGAACGCCGGTGGCGTGCATTGCCTCAAGTACGGGCTCACGCTGCACAACGTGCTGCGCGTGCGGGGCTATCTCGCCGACGGCGAGCCGGTCGAGTTCGGCTCCGAGGCGCTCGACGCGCCCGGCCTGGACCTGCTGTCGGCGGTGATCGGCTCCGAGGGCATGCTGGCGGTGACGCTCGAGGTCACCGTGAAGCTGGTGCCCAAGCCGCTGCTGGCGCGCGCCATCCTGGCCAGCTTCGACGACGTGCGCAAGGCCGGCAACGCGGTGGCCGCGCTGATCGGCGCCGGCATCATCCCGGCCGGCCTGGAGATGATGGACAAGCCGATGACCGCCGCCGTCGAGGACTTCGTGCACGCCGGCTACGACCTCGACGCCCACGCCATCCTCATCTGCGAGAGCGACGGCACGCCCGAGGAGGTGGAGGAGGAGATCGCCCGCATGGTGGCGGTGATGGAAGGGGCCGGCGCGACACGCTTCGACATCAGCACCAGCGAGGCCGAGCGCCTGAAGTTCTGGAGCGGGCGCATGAACGCGTTCCCGGCCAGCGGGCGTATCAGCCCCGACTACCTCTGCATGGACTCGACCATCCCGCGCCGCAAGCTGGCCGAGATGCTGGGCCGCATCGGCGAGATGTCGGTGAGCTACGGCCTGCGCTGCTGCAACGTGTTCCATGCCGGCGACGGCAACCTGCACCCGATGATCCTGTTCGACGCCAACGACCCCGACCAGTTGCAGCGCGCCGAGCGCTTCGGCGCGGAGATCCTGGAGACCAGCGTCGAGATGGGCGGCAGCATCACCGGCGAGCACGGCGTGGGCGTCGAGAAACTCAACTCGATGTGCGTGCAGTTCACGCAGGAGGAACGCGAGCAGATGCTGCGCCTGAAGGAGGCCTTCGACCCGCGCTCGCTGCTCAATCCCGGCAAGGCCATCCCGACGCTGAACCGCTGTGCCGAGTACGGCCGCATGACGGTGAGGGGCGGGCGCCTGCCGTTCGCGGACCTGCCGCGCTTCTGACGATGGAACCGCTCTCGCCCTCCGACGCGACCGAACTCCGCCTGGTCGAGCAGGTGCTCGAGGCTCGCAACGAAGGCCGACGCCTCGAGATCCGCGGCGGCGGCACCAAGCGCTTCTACGGCGGAGCGCCGCACGGCGACCTGCTGGACCTGCGCCCGCTGGCTGGCGTGCGGAGCTATGAGCCCACCGAGCTGGTCGTCACGGTGCGTGCCGGCGAGCCGCTCGCCAGGCTGGAGGCGCTGCTGGCCGATCGGGGCCAGCACCTGGCCTTCGAGCCGCCGCGCTTTGCGCCCGGCGGCACCGTGGGTGGCATGGTCGCCGCCGGCCTGAGCGGGCCCGGCCGGATCGCGGCGGGGGCGCTGCGCGACCACGTGCTCGGCGTGCGTCTGCTGAACGGGCGGGGCGAATGCCTCTCCTTCGGCGGGCAGATGATCAAGAACGTCGCGGGCTACGACGTGTCGCGGCTGATGGCCGGCTCGCTCGGTATCCTCGGCGTGCTGCTCGAGGTGTCGCTGAAGGTGCTACCCCGGCCACCGGCCTCGGTGACGATCAGTCTCGATTGCGCGACGCAGGCCGATGCGCTGAGACGGCTCGCCGCCTGGGCCTCGCAACCGCTGTCGATCGGCGCCACGGCCTGGCACGACGGGCACCTGCGGGTCCGTCTCGACGGTGCCGCCGCGGCGGTGCGGGCCGCCCGGGTGGCCCTGGGTGGGGACGAACTTCACGAGCGGGCTGCCGCTTCGTGGTGGACCTCGGTGCGCGACCAGCTGCATCCGTTCTTCGACCTCGATCCCTCGGCCCAGCTCCGGGGCGTGCGGCTCTGGCGCCTGTCGGTGCCGCGAGGCGTGCCGCCGCTCGAGCTGTCGGGCGAGACCTTCGTCGAATGGGGAGGCGCACTGCGCTGGCTCCGGTCGAGGGAGCCGATCGCCTGCGTGCGTCAGGCGGCTGCCCGCGTGGGCGGCCACGCCACGCTGATGCGTGGTGACGGCCGGGAAGCCGGCCCGTTCTCACCGCTCTCGCCGGCGCTGCTGCAGCTGCACCATCGGCTCAAGCAGGCCTTCGATCCGGAGCGGCTGTTCAACCCGGGCCGGCTCCACGAAGGCCTCTGAGACCGTCATGCAAATCCAGTTGAGTCCCGAGTTCCACGGCGATCGCGAAGCCGCCGAAGCCGAAGCCATCCTGCGCAGCTGCGTGCACTGCGGGTTCTGCACGGCCACCTGTCCCACCTACCAGCTCGAGGGCAACGAACTCGACGGCCCGCGCGGGCGCATCTACCTGATCAAGCAGGTGTTCGAGGGCGGCGAGGCCAGCCGCAGCACGCAGCGTCACCTGGACCGCTGCCTGACCTGCCGCAACTGCGAGACCACCTGCCCGAGCGGTGTGCACTACGGTCGGCTGGTCGACATCGGTCGCCAGGTCGTCGACGCCCGGGTGCAGCGGCCGGTGGCCGAGCGCGCGGTCCGCTGGGTGCTGAAGGAAGGCCTGACGTCGCCGCTGGTCGGTCCGGCCGTGCGCCTGGGGCAGCTGCTGCGGCCGGCGCTGCCCGGGGTGCTGAAGAAGAAGCTGCCGCGGCGCGCGGGCGCGCGAGCGTCGGACTGGCCTCGCACCGAGCACCCGCGCAAGGTGATGCTGCTGCAGGGCTGTGTGCAGCCGGCGATGCTGCCGAACATCAACGCCGCGACGGCGCGCGTGCTCGATGCCGCCGGGATCCAGACCCTGGTCGCCGCGGAGGGCGGCTGTTGCGGGGCCTTGCGCACCCATCTGAGCGACGCCGAGGGCGGGCTGGCGGACATGCGTCGCAACATCGACGCATGGTGGCCTGCCGTCGAATCCGGCGACGTGGAATGCATCCTCGTCAATGCCTCGGGCTGCGGCGCGGTGGTCAAGGAGTACGGCGAGGCCCTCGCGCACGAACCGGCCTATGCCGAACGAGCCGCCCGCATCAGCGCCCTGGCCAGGGACCTGAGCGAACTGCTGCCCGACCTGCTGCCGGCCCTGCGGGCCAGGATGCGGCCGCAGGGGGCCGAGCGCCGGGTGTCGGTGCACACGCCGTGCACGCTGCAACATGCGCAGCGACTGCGCGGCGGTGTCGAGGCCGCACTCGCGGCGCTCGGCTTCGACGTGACGGCTTCGGCCGGCGATGGACACCTGTGCTGCGGCTCGGCCGGTGCCTACAGCGTGCTGCAGCCGGGCATCGCGACGGCGCTGCGCGATCGCAAGCTGTCGAGCCTGAACACGCACGAGCCGGACGTGATCGTCTCGGCCAACGTCGGGTGCATCCTGCACCTGCAGTCCGGGACGGCCGTGCCGGTGCAGCATTGGGTGGAGATGGTGGATCAGGCCCTCGCCTGAGTCGTCACGTTCTTCCTGCGCATGCGATAGACCACCTGCGTCCGCGCCATGCCGATCAGCCGTGCCGCGGCGGCCATGTTGCCGTTGCAGCGTTGCACCGCTTCCTCGACGAGCTGGGTCTCCAGTTCTTCGAGCCAGGTGTCGGACGCCTGAGGGCTCCGCACCGCGCTGCGCAGGCGGAGCACCCGGTCGAGCAGCGTCTCGTCGCCCGAGGGCTCCGGATGCGGCGCGGAGGGCGCCGACCCCTCGGTGTCGGCCAATCGGCCTTGATCGCCGACGGCGAAGGTCGACTTCGCGTTGAACAGCTCGTCGCGGAACAGGTGCACGGTATCGATCTGCGGCTCGTCGCTGGCGGCAATCACGGCCCGCTCGATCATGTTCTGCAGTTCGCGCACGTTGCCGGGGAAGGTGTAGGTCAGCATCGCGCGCATCGCGCGCTGCGTGAAGCCGTGGATCTGCCGGCCGTAGCGGGCACCGTAGAGCTTGAGGAAGTGCGTCATCAGCAGAGGCACGTCCTCGCTGCGGGCCCGCAGCGGCGGCAGGTGGATCGGGTAGACGTTGAGCCTGAAGAACAGGTCTTCGCGGAAGCGCCCCTGCCGGACTTCCTCGCGCAGGTCGACGTTGCACGCGGCCACCACGCGCAGGTCGAGCCGGATCGGGCGGGTGCCACCGACCCGCTCGACCTCGCTCTCCTGCAGCGCGCGCAGCAGCTTGCTCTGCGCGACCAGGCTCAGCGACGAGATCTCGTCGAGGAACAGCGTGCCCCGGTGCGAGCGCTCGAAGCGGCCCGGCCGTGACGCGTGGGCGCCGGTGTAGGCGCCGCGCTCGACGCCGAACAGCTCGGCCTCGACAAGGTTCTCCGGGATCGCCGCGCAGTTGACCGACACGAAGGGCCCGTCGCGTCGCTCGCTGATCTCGTGCAGCATCTTGGCGAACAGCTCCTTGCCGACCCCGGACTCGCCGAAGAACAGGACCGTCGCGGTGGTGGTGGCCACCTTGCGCAGCGAGTGGCAGGCGGCATTGAAGCTCGACGAGACGCCCACCATGCGCGGCGCCGCATCCGCCGCGGCGTCGTGCACGCCGAGGCGCGGACCGTCGCGCGGCGTCGGTTCCGGACCCGGGCGCTCGCCGACGAAGCCCTCGGCCTGCATGTAGCGCAGGTCTTCCTCCACGTTGTCCCAGTCGCGGGCGGCCTTGCCGATCACGCGGCAGACCGAGGCACCGGTCGAGCGGCACTCGAGCTCGCGGAAGATGATCGACGTGCCAAGCAGCGTGGAGACGTAGCCGTTGGCGTAGCCGATCGGCAGCCAGCAGCCCGCGTCGGTGCCGACGCCGAAGGCGTTGATGTGTTCGTCGTCCTCCAGCGAGTGATGCCAGAAGAACTCGCCGCTGAAGGCGATGCGCTCGGGGTCGTAGTCGAAGTGCACCGCCTCGACACGGGCGAGGCCCTGCAGGCCGAACAGGCGCGTGCCGGCCAGCAGCTTGCCGACCGGGTCTTCCTTGGGCCAGTGCGAGGCCACGAAGCGCGCGTCGCGCATGCCGGCGATGTAGCCGCTGCGGGTGAGGATGCCGCGCGCCCGCTCCACACCGACGCCCTGGATCAGTTCGCTGCGCAGCGAGCCGAGCGTCTGGTGGTTCAGCATCACCATGCGCTCGTCGTCGAGCCAGATGCGCCCGGTGTCCGGGTCGAAGGTCAGCCACTCCGCCAACTCGCGGTGCGTGGGCCGGAGCTCCGTGGCCGACGGGTCGCTGCGACTGGCCAGGTAATGCGCGTGGAGAAAGTCGGCGGCGTTCGGTGCAGGTGAAGCGTTCATCGACGTGATCCCGTGCGCATGCGAATGGAGAGGATTGCTCATCGAGTCCTCGGTGAGTGAGGAATTTTGTTCGCTCGCGACGCGAGGCCGGGCAGCGCTTTCCACTATGGAGCAGCTGTTGCGATGCAGCAGCCATCGCCCCGACCGAGCCCTTTCGCAGCTACCTCTCTCCCATGGAGGTGCGCACCGCCGGCGGTGACGCTGCGGTGCAGCAGTCGACGCCTTGCACGACGCACGGCGTCCGATGGCCTATGGCTTGCGGTGTGCCGCCGCGGAGGCCAGCGGGCCGCCGATCACCAGCCAACGAGGAGATGCGATGTTTGTGAAGAACGCGTGGTACTGCGCGGGGTGGGACAAGGACCTGAGCCTGGGCCGTGACGGCCTGCTGGCGCGGCGCATCGCCGGCGAGTCGCTGGTGCTCTACCGTCGACCCGATGCCGCGGTGGTGGCGATGGAGGACCGCTGCTGCCACCGGCACGCACCGCTGTCGCTGGGGCGCAAGGAGGGCGACTCGATCCGCTGCATGTACCACGGCATGAAGTTCGGGCCCGACGGCCGCTGCACCGAGATCCCGGGCATGAGCCGGATCCCCGAGAAGGCCTGCGTGCGCACCTACCCGGTCGTCGAGCGCGACAACTGGATCTGGGTCTGGATGGGCGAGCCCGCGAAGGCCGACCCGGCGTTGATCTGCGAGGCCATCGGTCCTGGCGACCCGGCCTGGAACCTGCGGCTCGGCTATGTGCGCGTCGACACCAACTACCGGCAGGAGATCGCGAACCTGGCCGACCTGAGCCACGTGGCCTGGGTGCACAGCCAGACGCTGGGCGGATCGGATGCCTGGTCGAACATCAAGCCGCGCCATGAGCTGACCGAGCGCGGCATCGACACCCGCTACTGCGTGCGCCGCACGCCGCCCCCCAGTTTCGCCAGGCACCTGTTCCCGGAGGGCGCGCTGTTCGACATCCAGGTCCATGTGCGCATGAGCGTGCCATGCAACTTCATCCTGCATTTCTCGGTGCACGAGGTGGGCAGCGCGACCGAGGGGCCGACCAACGGACGCCTGGTGCTCGACACCTTCTCCAGCCAGGCCGTGACGCCGCGCGACGCGCACTCCTGCGACTACTACTACTCCTGGGGCTGCAGCCGCGCCACCGACATGCCGGGCCTCACCGACCTGATGCACGAGGCCAACAACGACGCCTTCCTCGAGGACAAGGCGATGCTCGAAGGGCAGTACCAGCGGATGCGCGAGCGCCCCGACGCGCCCAGCGTGGACATCGTCCACGACGCGGGGCCCGGCAAGTTGCTGTGGGTGCTGGACCGCCTGCTGAAGGCGGAGGCGCGCGCGATCGAGATCGTTCCGGCCTGACCGGACGCAAGGCGATGCGCTGCTTCGGTAAATGCGGAGATCGACCCCGCGGCGTTTCGACAAATGCCGAAGCGGACGAGGTCCGCGGAGGGCGCGGGTTTTCACTGAAACGCGGCAGAAGTTCTTTGAAATCAAGCGCTTGCGATCGCCCTGCGGCATGGCATCGCGTTTGCAATCCCGGCCTCCACGCACCGGACGAAGTGCGGCGGTGATGCGTCAGTCAACAACACCCATCGACAACGGAGACAAGATGAGAAAGATATCGACATCGGCCTTTGGGCGGTCGTGTGCGGCGTCTCGTGCGCTGGGCACGCGCTGCGTGGCGGCGGCGGCGCTCGCCCTGCCGTTTGGCCTGCCCGGGGGCGCGGCACACGCCTTCGAGATCCGGACCGACAACCCGGACCTCAAGCTCCGCTGGGACAACACCTTCAAGTACAGCAACGCGTTTCGCGTGAAGAGCCAGTCCGAGCGGCTGCTCCAGGACGTCAACCTCGACGACGGCGACCGCAACTTCGACAAGGGCCTGATCTCGAACCGCATCGACCTGCTGTCCGAGGTCGATGTGGGCTGGAAGAGCCTGGGCTTCCGTGCCAGCGGTGCGGCCTGGTACGACACGGTCTACAACCGCCGCAACGACCACGACTCACCGGCCTCGGCCAACTCCACCAGCGTCGGCCCCGACCGCTTCACCGACGCCACGCGCAAGCTGCACGGGCGCAAGGCCGAGGTGCTCGACTTCTTCGCGTTCGGCAAGACCGATCTCGGCTCGATGCCGCTGACGGTGCGGCTCGGTCGCCACACGCTGATCTACGGCGAGAGCCTGTTCTTCGGCTCGAACGGCATCGCGGCCGCGCAGGGGCCGGTCGACCTGGTGAAGCTGCTCACCGTGCCGAGTTCGCAGTTCAAGGAGATCCTGCGGCCGGTGGAGCAGATCTCCAGCGTGCTCCAGATCAATTCGCAGATGACGCTGGGCGCGTACTACCAGTTCAAGTTCCGCGAGAGCATCATCCCGGCCGCCGGCAGCTACCTCAGCGCCTTCGACTTCGTCGGCGACGGCGCCGAGCGCTTCATCGTCGGCGCCCCCATCACCCCTGGCGGCGGCGCGGCGGCATTCTGGCGCGGCGCCGACATCGAGGCCAGGAACTCGGGGCAGGGCGGCCTGCAGTTCCGCTGGGCCCCGACCGGGAGCGAATGGGAGTTCGGCGTCTACGCGGCGCGCTACCACGACAAGGGTGCCGCGCTGTATCTCACGCCGTCGGCCGCGCCCGACGTGGTGAGCGGCCGGGTCGGCGCGATCCAGCAGGTCTACCACGAGGGCATCAAGACCTACGGCGCCAGCGCGACCACCTCGATCGGCCAGCTCAACCTGGCCTTCGAGGGCTCGATCCGCCGCAACGCCTCGCTGGTGAGCGACCCGCAGGTGGTGCTGCCGGGCGTGCTCGCCGACAACGACGCCCATCCGCTCTACGCCGTCGGCAACACGGCGCATGCGCAGGTGTCGGGCATCTACGTGCTGTCGGAGACGCGGCTGTGGGATGCCGGCGCCTTCCTCGGCGAGGTGGCGTGGAACCGCCGGCTGAGCATCGACAAGAACCCGGGGGCGCTCGATCCCAACACCACGCGCGATGCCGCGGCGCTGCGCTTCATCTTCGAGCCTTCGTACTTCCAGGTGGTCGACGGCGTCGACCTCTCGCTGCCGATCGGCGTGGGCTACAACTTCTACGGCCGCTCGTCGTCGATCTTCAACTTCAACGGCGGCAGCTCCAAGGGCGGTGACTTCTCGATCGGCGTGAAGGCGACCTACCGCACGGTCTGGCAGGCCGGACTCACCTACACCGGCTTCTATGGCGGCGAGGACACCTTCCTCACGCCGGCCAACTCGCCCACGCCGGTGCTCTCCTACAAGCAGTTCTACAAGGACCGCAACTTCATTTCCTTCTCGCTGCAGCGTGCCCTTTGATGGAGACCGGCATGAACAAGACCCCCAAGATTTCGTTCGCCGTCGCGCTCGCGCTGGCATCCCTCGCCGCGCAGCCGGTGCTCGCTGCGGTGAGCGCCGAAGAAGCCGCCAAGCTCAAGACCACGCTCACGCCGCTGGGCGCCGAGAAGGCCGGCAACGCCGACGGCTCGATCCCGGCCTGGGACGGCGGCTACACCAAGGTCGCGCCGGGCTGGAAGAACGGCCAGCCGAGACCCGATCCGTTCGCGGCGGAGAAGCCGGTGGCGTCGATCTCGGCCAAGAACGCCGCGCAGTACGACGCCCGGCTGAGCGAGGGCGTCAAGACGCTGATGAAGAAGTACCCCGACTTCCGCATCGACGTGTACCCGACGCACCGCAGCGCGGCCGCGCCGGCCTGGGTGTACGAGAACACCTTCAAGAACGCGACCTCCGCGAAGGTGGCCGACAACGGCTACGGCGTGGTCGACGCCTACGGCGGCATCCCGTTCCCGATTCCCAAGACCGGCATCGAGGTGATGCTCAACGCGCGGCTGGCCTGGGAGGGCGTGGCACAGAAGTACCAGCTCAACACCTGGGTGGTCACCGGCGACGGGCACCGCACGCTGTCGTCGGCCGGGCTGATGTCGTGGTTGTGGCCGTACTACTACAAGGATGCGCGCGACAGCTACCTGGCCAAGCCGACCCATTACAAGATGGGGTCCTTCGTCAAGTCGGATCCGTCGGCGGTGGCCGGTGAAGTGATCCTGCTGCACGAGACCGTGAACGAGGAGAAGGTGCCGCGTGGCGTGTGGCAGTACCTGGTGGGCCAGCGCCGCGTGCGCAAGGCACCCTCGATCGCCTACGACACGCCGGACACCGTGACCTCGGGCACCGGGCTGTTCGACGAGTCCTTCGGCACCATGGGCCCGATCGACCGTCACGAGTACAAGATCGTCGGCAAGCAGGAGATGTACATCCCGTACAACTCCAACAAGACGGCGCTGGCCAAGGTCGACGAGCTGGTGACGCCGAAGTTCCTCAACCCCGACCACGTGCGCTGGGAGCTGCACCGCGTTTGGGTCGTCGAGGCGACGCTGCTGCCCGGCAAGCGCCACGTGATGACCAAGCGCCGCTACTACATCGACGAGGACGGCTGGAAGATGGTCATGGCCGACCACTGGGACGCGCAGGGCCAGCTCTACCACCTGCAGTACACGCTGCCCTACCTGGCGCCCGACATCCCCGCCGTCGTGAGCACGGTGCAGTGGGGAATCATCAACCTGCTGACGGGCCAGTACTACTACAACTGCAACTTCAACGACCTGCCGCAGCACTTC is drawn from Methylibium petroleiphilum PM1 and contains these coding sequences:
- a CDS encoding FAD-linked oxidase C-terminal domain-containing protein; this encodes MSGSPSSRAAAASASPAALQTRVVEALSAVLPRHAILFRKEETGPFECDGLTAYRAQPLVVVLPETESQVADVLRTCHALGVPVVSRGAGTGLSGGALPHERGVTLSLARLNRIVSVDRIACTATVQCGVRNAAISEAAAPHGLYYAPDPSSQIACTIGGNVAENAGGVHCLKYGLTLHNVLRVRGYLADGEPVEFGSEALDAPGLDLLSAVIGSEGMLAVTLEVTVKLVPKPLLARAILASFDDVRKAGNAVAALIGAGIIPAGLEMMDKPMTAAVEDFVHAGYDLDAHAILICESDGTPEEVEEEIARMVAVMEGAGATRFDISTSEAERLKFWSGRMNAFPASGRISPDYLCMDSTIPRRKLAEMLGRIGEMSVSYGLRCCNVFHAGDGNLHPMILFDANDPDQLQRAERFGAEILETSVEMGGSITGEHGVGVEKLNSMCVQFTQEEREQMLRLKEAFDPRSLLNPGKAIPTLNRCAEYGRMTVRGGRLPFADLPRF
- the glcE gene encoding glycolate oxidase subunit GlcE, which produces MEPLSPSDATELRLVEQVLEARNEGRRLEIRGGGTKRFYGGAPHGDLLDLRPLAGVRSYEPTELVVTVRAGEPLARLEALLADRGQHLAFEPPRFAPGGTVGGMVAAGLSGPGRIAAGALRDHVLGVRLLNGRGECLSFGGQMIKNVAGYDVSRLMAGSLGILGVLLEVSLKVLPRPPASVTISLDCATQADALRRLAAWASQPLSIGATAWHDGHLRVRLDGAAAAVRAARVALGGDELHERAAASWWTSVRDQLHPFFDLDPSAQLRGVRLWRLSVPRGVPPLELSGETFVEWGGALRWLRSREPIACVRQAAARVGGHATLMRGDGREAGPFSPLSPALLQLHHRLKQAFDPERLFNPGRLHEGL
- the glcF gene encoding glycolate oxidase subunit GlcF, which encodes MQIQLSPEFHGDREAAEAEAILRSCVHCGFCTATCPTYQLEGNELDGPRGRIYLIKQVFEGGEASRSTQRHLDRCLTCRNCETTCPSGVHYGRLVDIGRQVVDARVQRPVAERAVRWVLKEGLTSPLVGPAVRLGQLLRPALPGVLKKKLPRRAGARASDWPRTEHPRKVMLLQGCVQPAMLPNINAATARVLDAAGIQTLVAAEGGCCGALRTHLSDAEGGLADMRRNIDAWWPAVESGDVECILVNASGCGAVVKEYGEALAHEPAYAERAARISALARDLSELLPDLLPALRARMRPQGAERRVSVHTPCTLQHAQRLRGGVEAALAALGFDVTASAGDGHLCCGSAGAYSVLQPGIATALRDRKLSSLNTHEPDVIVSANVGCILHLQSGTAVPVQHWVEMVDQALA
- a CDS encoding sigma-54-dependent Fis family transcriptional regulator yields the protein MNASPAPNAADFLHAHYLASRSDPSATELRPTHRELAEWLTFDPDTGRIWLDDERMVMLNHQTLGSLRSELIQGVGVERARGILTRSGYIAGMRDARFVASHWPKEDPVGKLLAGTRLFGLQGLARVEAVHFDYDPERIAFSGEFFWHHSLEDDEHINAFGVGTDAGCWLPIGYANGYVSTLLGTSIIFRELECRSTGASVCRVIGKAARDWDNVEEDLRYMQAEGFVGERPGPEPTPRDGPRLGVHDAAADAAPRMVGVSSSFNAACHSLRKVATTTATVLFFGESGVGKELFAKMLHEISERRDGPFVSVNCAAIPENLVEAELFGVERGAYTGAHASRPGRFERSHRGTLFLDEISSLSLVAQSKLLRALQESEVERVGGTRPIRLDLRVVAACNVDLREEVRQGRFREDLFFRLNVYPIHLPPLRARSEDVPLLMTHFLKLYGARYGRQIHGFTQRAMRAMLTYTFPGNVRELQNMIERAVIAASDEPQIDTVHLFRDELFNAKSTFAVGDQGRLADTEGSAPSAPHPEPSGDETLLDRVLRLRSAVRSPQASDTWLEELETQLVEEAVQRCNGNMAAAARLIGMARTQVVYRMRRKNVTTQARA
- a CDS encoding aromatic ring-hydroxylating dioxygenase subunit alpha, whose amino-acid sequence is MFVKNAWYCAGWDKDLSLGRDGLLARRIAGESLVLYRRPDAAVVAMEDRCCHRHAPLSLGRKEGDSIRCMYHGMKFGPDGRCTEIPGMSRIPEKACVRTYPVVERDNWIWVWMGEPAKADPALICEAIGPGDPAWNLRLGYVRVDTNYRQEIANLADLSHVAWVHSQTLGGSDAWSNIKPRHELTERGIDTRYCVRRTPPPSFARHLFPEGALFDIQVHVRMSVPCNFILHFSVHEVGSATEGPTNGRLVLDTFSSQAVTPRDAHSCDYYYSWGCSRATDMPGLTDLMHEANNDAFLEDKAMLEGQYQRMRERPDAPSVDIVHDAGPGKLLWVLDRLLKAEARAIEIVPA
- a CDS encoding DUF1302 domain-containing protein codes for the protein MRKISTSAFGRSCAASRALGTRCVAAAALALPFGLPGGAAHAFEIRTDNPDLKLRWDNTFKYSNAFRVKSQSERLLQDVNLDDGDRNFDKGLISNRIDLLSEVDVGWKSLGFRASGAAWYDTVYNRRNDHDSPASANSTSVGPDRFTDATRKLHGRKAEVLDFFAFGKTDLGSMPLTVRLGRHTLIYGESLFFGSNGIAAAQGPVDLVKLLTVPSSQFKEILRPVEQISSVLQINSQMTLGAYYQFKFRESIIPAAGSYLSAFDFVGDGAERFIVGAPITPGGGAAAFWRGADIEARNSGQGGLQFRWAPTGSEWEFGVYAARYHDKGAALYLTPSAAPDVVSGRVGAIQQVYHEGIKTYGASATTSIGQLNLAFEGSIRRNASLVSDPQVVLPGVLADNDAHPLYAVGNTAHAQVSGIYVLSETRLWDAGAFLGEVAWNRRLSIDKNPGALDPNTTRDAAALRFIFEPSYFQVVDGVDLSLPIGVGYNFYGRSSSIFNFNGGSSKGGDFSIGVKATYRTVWQAGLTYTGFYGGEDTFLTPANSPTPVLSYKQFYKDRNFISFSLQRAL
- a CDS encoding DUF1329 domain-containing protein — encoded protein: MNKTPKISFAVALALASLAAQPVLAAVSAEEAAKLKTTLTPLGAEKAGNADGSIPAWDGGYTKVAPGWKNGQPRPDPFAAEKPVASISAKNAAQYDARLSEGVKTLMKKYPDFRIDVYPTHRSAAAPAWVYENTFKNATSAKVADNGYGVVDAYGGIPFPIPKTGIEVMLNARLAWEGVAQKYQLNTWVVTGDGHRTLSSAGLMSWLWPYYYKDARDSYLAKPTHYKMGSFVKSDPSAVAGEVILLHETVNEEKVPRGVWQYLVGQRRVRKAPSIAYDTPDTVTSGTGLFDESFGTMGPIDRHEYKIVGKQEMYIPYNSNKTALAKVDELVTPKFLNPDHVRWELHRVWVVEATLLPGKRHVMTKRRYYIDEDGWKMVMADHWDAQGQLYHLQYTLPYLAPDIPAVVSTVQWGIINLLTGQYYYNCNFNDLPQHFPVPEVPKQLNEAMLSPEAIATGAR